The following DNA comes from Streptomyces globosus.
CCTTACGGACAGGCGGAAACCGGTTTCGGATCCGCCACTACACTGCTCAACACAACGCGTCAGGCCCACAGTGTCGTGCGTCTTCCACGCGGCTAGCCCCTCCACCGCCTGCGGCCGTCGGGACGGCCGTCCGCACTGGACTTGTGAGGACCCACGTGAGCTCGAAACCTGTCGTACTCATCGCCGAAGAGCTGTCGCCCGCCACCGTCGAGGCGCTCGGCCCGGACTTCGAGATCCGGCACTGCAACGGCGCCGACCGCGCCGAGCTGATCCCCGCCATCGCCGACGTCGACGCCGTCCTGGTGCGCTCGGCGACGAAGGTCGACGCCGAGGCCATCGCCGCCGCCCGCAAGCTGAGGGTCGTCGCCCGCGCCGGAGTCGGCCTCGACAACGTCGACGTCTCCGCCGCCACCAAGGCCGGCGTGATGGTCGTGAACGCGCCGACCTCCAACATCGTCACCGCCGCCGAGCTCGCCTGCGGCCTGCTGATCGCCACCGCCCGCCACATCCCGCAGGCCAACACGGCCCTGAAGAACGGCGAGTGGAAGCGCAGCAAGTACACCGGCGTCGAGCTCAGCGAGAAGACCCTCGGCGTCGTCGGCCTCGGCCGGATCGGCGTGCTCGTCGCCCAGCGGATGTCCGCCTTCGGCATGAAGGTCGTCGCCTACGACCCCTACGTGCAGCCCGCGCGCGCCGCCCAGATGGGCGTCAAGATGCTCGCGCTGGACGAGCTGCTGGAGGTCGCCGACTTCATCACCGTCCACCTGCCGAAGACGCCGGAGACGATCGGCCTCATCGGCGACGACGCCCTGCACAAGGTGAAGCCGTCGGTCCGGATCGTCAACGCGGCGCGCGGCGGCATCGTGGACGAGGCCGCGCTGTACTCCGCGCTCAAGGAGGGCCGCGTCGCCGGCGCCGGCCTCGACGTGTACGCGAAGGAGCCCTGCACGGACTCCCCGCTCTTCGAGCTCGACCAGGTCGTGTGCACCCCGCACCTCGGCGCGTCCACGGACGAGGCACAGGAGAAGGCCGGCATCGCCGTCGCCAGGTCGGTGCGCCTCGCCCTGGCCGGCGAGCTCGTCCCGGACGCGGTCAACGTCCAGGGCGGCGTGATCGCCGAGGACGTCCGCCCGGGCCTGCCGCTGGCCGAGAAGCTCGGCCGGATCTTCACCGCGCTCGCCGGCGAGGTCGCGGTCCGCCTCGACGTCGAGGTGTGCGGCGAGATCACCCAGCACGACGTGAAGGTGCTGGAGCTCTCCGCCCTCAAGGGCGTCTTCGAGGACGTCGTCGACGAGACGGTCTCCTACGTCAACGCCCCGCTGTTCGCGCAGGAGCGCGGCGTCGAGGTCCGCCTGACCACCAGCTCGGAGTCCCCGGACCACCGCAACGTGGTGACCGTCCGCGGCACCCTGTCGGACGGCCAGGAGGTGGCGGTCTCCGGCACCCTGGCCGGCCCCAAGCACCTCCAGAAGATCGTCGGCGTCGGCGAGTACGACGTGGACCTGGCGCTCGCCGACCACATGGTCGTGCTGCGCTACACCGACCGGCCCGGCGTCGTCGGCACCGTCGGCCGGATCCTCGGCGAGGGCGGCCTGAACATCGCGGGCATGCAGGTGGCGCGGGCGGAGGAGCACGGCGAGGCGCTTGCGGTCCTCACCGTGGACGACACCGTTCCGGCGGCCGTGCTGGCCGACATCGCGGAAGCGATCGGCGCGACCTCGGCCCGCACGGTGAACCTGGCCGGCTGACCGGGTAAGCGACCGTACGCCGCCGTACGCCGCCCGAGGGCCCGGGGAGCAGTCCCCGGGCCCTTCGCGCGCGTCGCACCGGCCGTCAGGCGTGCAGGCGGGCCGTCTTGAGGGCCATGTGGAGGAGCAGGCGGTCCTCGCCCTCGTCGAGGTCGAGCCCGGTGAGCTGCTCCACCCGGGCCAGCCGGTAGTACAGGGTCTGGCGGTGGATGCCCAGGGCCGCCGCCGCCCGGCCGGCCTGGCCCGCGCAGTCCAGGAACACCTCCGCCGTCCGGGCCAGCTCCCGCTGCGCCGGGCCGAGCAGGGGGCGGGCCGCCGGGTCGTCCGCCGGGGCGGCGGAGGCGAGCGCCGACAGCATCCGGTACGGGCCGAGCGCCGACCAGCGAGCCACGGGGCCGAGCCGCGGCTGCGCCGCCGCCGCCCGGGCCGCCGCCGAAGCCTGCGCCCAGGCGTCCGCGAGCCCCCCGAGACCCCGGCCCGGCTCCGCGATCCCCGCGGCCGGGCCGCCGGGGGCGCCCGCCGGGGCCGCGCCGCCCGCCGTACGGGCCGCGCCCGCCGCTCCGGACACCGCCGCGCCCGCCGTCGCCGTACGGGCCGCAGCGCCTGCCGCCGCGCCCGCCGCCGTACGGGCCGCAGCGCCTGCCGCTGCGCCCGTCGCCGTACGGGCTGCCGCGCCTCCGGTCCCGGGCCCGAGCAGGCGGGACGCCACCGCCTCCGCCGGGCCGAGGGCGTCCGCCGCGCGGAGTCTGACCAGCAGCGCCAGTGCCCGGCCCGGGGCGGTGTCCGCCTCCGGCCCGCGGCCCGGAACCACGCACACCGCGGCGGCCCCCGGCACGGTGGCCGGGGCCTCACCGGTCCAGGGGGCGACGCACACCACCGTGTGCAGCTCGTCCGCGGCCGCCGGGCCGAGCGCCGCCCGGAGCGCCGAGACGGCCATGTCCTGCTGCCAGCCGCGGCCTGCGGTCAGCACCGCGAGGAACTCCCGCGACAGGTCGGCGCCCGCCTTGGCCTCCTCGGCGAGGAGGACGCCGATCCGGTCCGCCACCTCC
Coding sequences within:
- the serA gene encoding phosphoglycerate dehydrogenase, with the protein product MSSKPVVLIAEELSPATVEALGPDFEIRHCNGADRAELIPAIADVDAVLVRSATKVDAEAIAAARKLRVVARAGVGLDNVDVSAATKAGVMVVNAPTSNIVTAAELACGLLIATARHIPQANTALKNGEWKRSKYTGVELSEKTLGVVGLGRIGVLVAQRMSAFGMKVVAYDPYVQPARAAQMGVKMLALDELLEVADFITVHLPKTPETIGLIGDDALHKVKPSVRIVNAARGGIVDEAALYSALKEGRVAGAGLDVYAKEPCTDSPLFELDQVVCTPHLGASTDEAQEKAGIAVARSVRLALAGELVPDAVNVQGGVIAEDVRPGLPLAEKLGRIFTALAGEVAVRLDVEVCGEITQHDVKVLELSALKGVFEDVVDETVSYVNAPLFAQERGVEVRLTTSSESPDHRNVVTVRGTLSDGQEVAVSGTLAGPKHLQKIVGVGEYDVDLALADHMVVLRYTDRPGVVGTVGRILGEGGLNIAGMQVARAEEHGEALAVLTVDDTVPAAVLADIAEAIGATSARTVNLAG
- a CDS encoding helix-turn-helix domain-containing protein; translation: MKGDYQDLVDEISALLGAPATLENRDFRLIAFGAHDSDDDLAMDPVRTRSILTRGSTAAVRSWFEGFGIARATGPVRIPAAPDAGVFRGRICLPVRYRGIVQGYVWLLDRDPGPAPEALAAAMEVADRIGVLLAEEAKAGADLSREFLAVLTAGRGWQQDMAVSALRAALGPAAADELHTVVCVAPWTGEAPATVPGAAAVCVVPGRGPEADTAPGRALALLVRLRAADALGPAEAVASRLLGPGTGGAAARTATGAAAGAAARTAAGAAAGAAARTATAGAAVSGAAGAARTAGGAAPAGAPGGPAAGIAEPGRGLGGLADAWAQASAAARAAAAQPRLGPVARWSALGPYRMLSALASAAPADDPAARPLLGPAQRELARTAEVFLDCAGQAGRAAAALGIHRQTLYYRLARVEQLTGLDLDEGEDRLLLHMALKTARLHA